The genomic stretch CTAAGGGGTAGATCTCAGCCCAAAATTTGCAAAATTCTGATTTTAGCATGCCCGAGCTTGGCCCATTCACATCCCTAACTATTAAGGTTATATATAGTACAACTACATACACAGTTATATACGTTTCATACATATGTACATGCATAAGTACAAACATAAATTCAATATTGCTCTTGCCTACGTCGATGATGTACAGGCATCACATGACaaaatttggaatttgattggatgACACGCAGCTATTAGAGATGAGTCCCCATgaaacatgtttgaaagttgtttgtaTTTATCTGATTAGGTCCTCATCTTTGATAGCGACTTGCCATCTAATCAAATGTACAACAATATAAGAAAAGGTATTACGTAATCTACGGCTCACatttatccatgcatgcatgcatagagCGTGAATTTGGTATCTTAACATGGGAGATTGCAGGTGGGTAATCCGGAGACAGATGATTATCATGATTCAAAGGGGTTAGTAGAGTATGCATGGAGCCATACGGTCATATCAGACCAGCTTTACGAGCGTGTGAACCGAGTCTGCGATTTCAAGCTCCTAAAATGGACAGATGAATGCGATGGGGCCATGTCTGATGTCTACCAACTGTACAGAGAGATTGATATTTACAATATCTATGCGCCCAAGTGCGTGATCGACGGTTCAGATTCTTCGGCTGGGGACCGCATGGATGGTTCTAATCCTAAGGTGATTGTTTTATACTCTTTGATTTATGTTCTCTAAATTCGTAGATGATCCATGCTTGAGGATACAGCTAGTCTCATGGCTTGATGCGACACGTGTGGGAGATTCAAGCCGGTCATTAGGTGGGCCAGGATGTGTATACACTGCCTTAGTAAAGTCAGGCTGGGTtgttgatcatgtggcccacgtaGGCAGACCAAACATGGACCGTTGATCAATCATTTTCGAATTTGGACCATCTTTTTTTGTACAAACTAGCCTGATGTGCCAAGTCACCACACTACAATGCGGGGTCCAcctaatgaacggaatggatctcTCACACAAGCTTAACTTGAATGGAATACAAAAggtaaataattaaaattataatttataaatgggGGTTTGCTAATTCCATGGGTGTGCAGCGGGAGCTCTGTCCATCCATCCACATGCGGGCACAGGTGCCTATATGGAATATGCATTCTTGATCAGATCTTTCCATCAAGTAGCCCACACTGTTTAGATCTTTTGGCCTAAAATCCGAGCCATTttacgcatcaggtgggccacaaaaagagagtgagagagagagagagagatcgttggaaaaaaatgaattatataaaTTCAGAAATATtttcttaataaaataaaatgtattttttttcagGTACAAAAAAATAGTTTGAGGAGGATGAGAATTTATGGTGGATATGACCCATGTTACTCAAAGTATGCTGAAGAATATTTCAATCGGCTGGACGTCCAAACATCACTTCATGCAAATGTAACAGGAAATATTAATGGAAAATGGGAGGTTTGCAAGTAAGAATAAAACGCACACAGAAAATGAATTTATAAGTTATATTGCTCCTAGTTTTATTGAGATGCgtaatccaatctattgatctagactgttcattaggtatGGCCCTTATTCCATGGGCTATCATGGAAACAGATCACTGATTTAACAAATATTAGCCATTTTATCAATGGACttaaatatggacggtcaagatcatttatgcaaaaataggtccaatcaacaatttgatacatctatttgttagggatcatcatggattgcttatgattccaaagaattACTCTTGTCAAGCAACTGTAACCATCCGATCCATGGGTTGGAAAAATGACAGAAGATAAGGCTAAATTAGTGATGGCTtagatcatccgatcagtgtgattttttcatggtagcccatgaaatgtgttatgaacttaatggacagtttggatcggtcgattggactgtccaagtgaaccgatGCAACCAGGAGCATTATAACTTCTAATGCTCTGAGAACACCAGAGCATTTATCTATGATGTTTTATTcggagagctttgctaagcacgtGCAGGGCAGCTTGTCTATACTCCACACGTGCAAATAGGTAcgggatccatccatccatgagaGAGTTACCATTATGTAGATGCCCTACGCCAtagtttatatttaaaaaaatgcacGAACGGATAAACAGAGCTGGGCCGAAGTTTTTTGACCGTCCACAAATTTCTAATATTGTGGTTCACCTGTTAAGTGGCCCAGCTTTATTTTTAGGCAAAAAACATCCATACCATCAGATacatctgatgaatggcttggatattagTACTATTTTGGTGTGCCTTGCACACACGTGTGGGCTTGGCAAAGCTCTTAATCTTTctataatttcattttatttattaatattattttatttattttttatttttatttttttcagtaaTTCCATACTGCGGACATATGATTTTACAGTATTTTCTGTTTTACCAATCTACACGAAACTCATCAAAGGTGGGCTGAGGATCTGGGTCTACAGGTGCGCTTCCACTGTTAAATTTTCATTTACTTCCAATCTGTCATGCGTGtgggacatccaacccgtccaatggGTTGGCCCTATCACAAGAATCACCTTTTCAAAAAAATAGCCACAAccactcatcagttgggccacacttgtattttgttatttacaGCAGATAGGCAtctttttctatggtgtggcctatatAATTAGTGGATGGGGTTAATTTTTTCACAAGGCAatccacatggtgggcccaatctattggaagggttggatgtctcaAGCACACGAGTGGTTGGGGGTTATGTATTACACTATCACTTCTCacaaattttcataaaaatgaGTGTATGCAGTCTATCTAACGCAAAAACCCATTAATCTGGATTGTCTAATAGATGGAACATTTCTTACATATGCCATACTCTGAAAATTTCACGGATGGGATGTTCTCATCTCCCCAACCAGTCAAAAGCTACggatcagatggttgagatcggtCCATCGCTGATTTTTTGTTTTGGCACATCCAAGAGGTGGACCCACTTGATTAGACGGTCAGGATCAATGGGCCAGTGCGCCAGAGGTAGTTTACACGCCTTAGTTTTGGTGCGCATACGTATTGCATGAGCCCATGGTAGTTCTACTATCatctttgatactccggctgagTATCACACTTGATACCCAGGTACTGATgacttgtacacgtggcatattaaCTTGAATGTTACTAACTCAACATCCCATCAGATCGTCTAAACAATCTTGGTATCTGATTAGTGGACGTTTGATGACATCGGACCATCggatatttcatttttaaccgtccaataaatatgtCTACCAATCTGATAGTCTAATTATAAAATTATTCTAATTTTCgggtcatgatacatctaaactgtgaCCCACAACCTGTACAGTTTATTTGACTTATATGTGAAGTACTCAATTCAATTCGAGTCAATTTAAAAGTGCCCGAGTATCGTCCGTaacgctctgccagagtatcgaagtCTTTCTCGATCTGAAAGGCCGACGGTCCATTAAGAGAGAGAATCTGACGGTGCAGAACTGCATGGAAAAAGCTGGGTCTGACTGACCGAGCGGTGTCTGACAAAAAGTCACGTGTGTTTGGAGGACGCTCACGTGAAACAATCAAGTGGGACGGGGATGAGatttttggaaacggattggctagtcccctgcctggtcggtgctctgtggggcccaccatgatgtatgtgttttatccatgccgtccatatattatttttatcattttatggtatgagaccaaaaatgaggtatatcccaatctcaactggaccacattacaggaaaaagggttgaatgaatgtcgaccattaaaaactttttgggggacataaaagttttggatcaagctgatctttgttttttccccttcatctgggtctatatgacctaatcaacatattggatgtcagataaacagtacagtgggccttaggaggattttaatggtggatattcaattactattgttttcctgtggtgtggtgagatttttatccctctcattttttgtatcaagccctaaaatgatctgtaaaaatggatgaacggagtggatgaaacacatgcatcatgatgggcccacagagtggctggtggcagggggagtagccaatccgtttccgggatTTTTGTGGGTCGTTTCTAATCTTCATGTGGcttgggtgggacccactacaGTGGGGACACAGATGGCAGGGTCCCAGTGATTGGCTCTAGATATTGGATAGAGGCTTTGGGGCTGCCCCTCAAAACTCCATGGCGTTCTTGGTACTACAACAATCAGGTCAGTCCATCTATCTCTGTAGGGGTTGTATATATAAACAAGCTCCAGTATATTCTACAACTGTTGTATGAAGGGCCATGTTGACTATTTTcatggaatccaaaccgtccgaAAGGATTGACCTACCATGAAATTATGATGCCTCAAAAATCAGGACGATTCAaatgtcatgtgggccaccaagtgaatCAGTGGttgtacattgttttctatgctgtGGCCCACTGATTGGACAAATCAGATCAATtggtatgtgttagagatggttTATACACCAGACTGAGGTGTATGCTCAGTGAAAAGATCAAATTCTCCATTTCCCAGGTCCCCAGTGTAATTATCATCTCTAATACACTGAAATTCAGTGTAAACCATTTCCCCTCGTTTTGTACACATGCCTGTCGATCCAGACCCAGGAATCGGGTGAGGAGGCTACGGACAACCGTCCATAGAAAAGGCGATTgaggatggttaggatcatctggttTTAGTATGATTTCTGGGTCCATCTATCAAAAGGTCCAGATCAGTGTGGGTGTGTGCTAATTGGACGGTAGAGATGGTTTGTACGTTGTGATTTGTTCCCTACTTGAGTCAATaccagtgaggcccatggttgttgatccaaaccattgatctgatggtatcCAGAGTGGATAAGCCATGCTCCAAATATCTCCAGGACCAGAAGATCAGACCCGTCCAATCtttttcttaaccgtccattggCAGGCTACTAATCAAAGTTCTGCATCATACCATCAGGGAGATTTTGGGGCACGTTATATCCATTGTTACCCAtctaatcaatggtctggatcgccAAACCTCCGGCCCAATGTGCTCAAAATCAATGACTACATGTCCTTGATCAAGGATCACATACAACAGGTCTCATGCCCTTTAATACCATGGATCAGCCCATTGATGATCTAAAATAACAAGAAGATCCGTGGATTGTTAGTTTTGGACACGATATGATTAATGGATCAGATTGCCATTGAAATGCAGGTTGGAGGGAGATTTGTGGAGCATGAGTCGCTAACATTTGTAACAGTAAGAGGAGCTGGTCACTTGGTGCCTCTCAACAAGCCTAGTGAGGCTTTTCTGCTCATCAATTCTTT from Magnolia sinica isolate HGM2019 chromosome 17, MsV1, whole genome shotgun sequence encodes the following:
- the LOC131230899 gene encoding serine carboxypeptidase-like 26; this encodes MQFQFGKITHPNMPTCLLLFLTYLSFFISIEASQESDRVLNLPGQPSTPPISHFSGYINVNQDHGRALFYWFFEAQSQPSKKPLLLWLNGGPGCSSIGYGAAVELGPLRVQRNGTGLAFNKYAWNKEANLLFLESPVGVGFSYTNTSSDLTHLNDSFVAEDAYNFLVNWLRRFPQYQSHDFYISGESYAGHYVPQLAELVYDRNKDEKNYPFINLKGFIVGNPETDDYHDSKGLVEYAWSHTVISDQLYERVNRVCDFKLLKWTDECDGAMSDVYQLYREIDIYNIYAPKCVIDGSDSSAGDRMDGSNPKVQKNSLRRMRIYGGYDPCYSKYAEEYFNRLDVQTSLHANVTGNINGKWEVCNNSILRTYDFTVFSVLPIYTKLIKGGLRIWVYSGDTDGRVPVIGSRYWIEALGLPLKTPWRSWYYNNQVGGRFVEHESLTFVTVRGAGHLVPLNKPSEAFLLINSFLWGQPVPTTHK